Proteins co-encoded in one Ictalurus punctatus breed USDA103 chromosome 18, Coco_2.0, whole genome shotgun sequence genomic window:
- the slc31a2 gene encoding probable low affinity copper uptake protein 2 yields MQMHFEASSSVTLLFDFWSVHGPGGMVLSVLVVLLLTVLYEFLKVWKNVLSKQSEPHLAPSVPVSFSTSPEVGHPESTSSLSNSPSQVSLAPTENSATPALGTSTVNSWLLHGVRTGLHIVQVVLGYMLMLCVMSYNVWIFIGVIVGSLLGYFIAYPVSAYVA; encoded by the exons ATGCAGATGCACTTTGAAGCGTCGAGCAGCGTCACGCTGCTCTTTGACTTTTGGAGTGTTCACGGCCCTGGAG GGATGGTTCTTTCAGTTCTGGTGGTACTGCTGCTGACAGTATTATACGAGTTCCTCAAGGTGTGGAAGAACGTCCTTAGCAAACAGTCTGAACCTCATCTAGCCCCTTCTGTCCCGGTGTCCTTCTCTACATCTCCAGAGGTGGGACATCCTGAGAGCACTTCATCGCTATCTAACAGTCCATCCCAAGTTTCTCTGGCTCCCACCGAGAATTCGGCTACCCCTGCTCTCGGCACTTCCACTGTGAACAG CTGGCTCCTTCATGGCGTCAGGACAGGACTGCATATTGTTCAGGTGGTCCTGGGATACATGCTTATGCTCTGCGTCATGTCCTACAACGTCTGGATATTCATCGGAGTCATCGTGGGCTCTTTGTTAGGCTATTTCATCGCTTACCCTGTCTCGGCTTATGTCGCGTAA